Genomic segment of Pseudobacteriovorax antillogorgiicola:
AATTCGAAAAATAGTTGCATCACCTAACTTTGATCCTAATCAATACATTGCCGGTGAATGGACGCCGTTGACGATAGTTAGTGAAATCTTTTGCAGTGGGCCAGTATTTCCAAAGGTAAAGCTATTATTAGAAAACGGAGCAAACCCCAATATGCCCGATAAAGCTGGGAGGTTGCCTCTATTTTCATTGATTCAATCTTTTGTAAAGCCCACAGGTGAAGACTTTCAAGAAAGAAAAATAGACTTGAAGGATCCTGACCTCAAAACTTCAGTGGATCTCTTATTAGGTGCAGGAGCAAACCCATTTGCGAGGGATAGCTTTAGAGGAAAAAGTATAGTTGATTATGCAGAAGAAAGTGAATTAACTGATTTACAGAAATGGTTTGATGAAGCCAGCCTTGAAAAAAACAAGTGAGATAGGGGCATCGAGTCGTGTGGAACCGTAACGGGAAGCTTTGGGAGCAAAACTAAGGCCTTGCATAACCCAACCTCAGCAAGACGAAGCAAACGAAGTCAAAGCCAAGAAGCCAAAGCTTCACAAAGCCTAAAAATAGATAGTTTTGAATCCAACGTAGACAAATGTCACATGGAAAATGTTGAGGAACCGTAACGGGAAGCTTTGGGAGCAAAACTAAGGCCTTGCATAACCCAACCTCAGCAAGACGAAGCAAACGAAGTCAAAGCCAAGAAGTCAAAGCTTCACAAAGCCTAAAAACAGATAGTTTTGAATCCAACGTAGACAAATGTCACATGGAAAATGTCAATAAGTGAAGTTAAATACCGTGTAGGCAATAGAGTAGTAAAGCAGATAGAAAATCTGCGATATAGAACCTAGTTGTAGCTAAGATCAAGCAGACGAAAGGCGAGGAATCGGGCGTCTGGACTTCCAAAACTCATAACTACCGACAGAATGAAGATTCTCAAAAACCTCGCAACTATGGCTACTAATGCGACTAAGAACGATCTGCAACCAATAACGAGCGAACTGTTGAACAGATCTCCCTTGCAAAAAACTAAAGCCTAGAAGCTCATTTAAGATCGAGTCATCAGATACCAAGGGATCATGAAGTCCGCGCCATTTATAAAATAGCGAGCAATAGGGATAGTTCTGAGCATTCTTTGGTTTAATAAGGTTTGCCCGTACAGGGTTGAGCCAGATATATCCCACAGTGTTTAGAGCATAGCTATGATTTTCAATGACAGGAGATTTGAATCGATCTTGGATAGCTTGTCCGCTTTTTTTGAAATCTCGATTGATT
This window contains:
- a CDS encoding ankyrin repeat domain-containing protein, giving the protein MNKTIVMVIIGVLGVILLFYLYFPSKDEGEIICRGKIEEIRKIVASPNFDPNQYIAGEWTPLTIVSEIFCSGPVFPKVKLLLENGANPNMPDKAGRLPLFSLIQSFVKPTGEDFQERKIDLKDPDLKTSVDLLLGAGANPFARDSFRGKSIVDYAEESELTDLQKWFDEASLEKNK
- a CDS encoding transposase, whose amino-acid sequence is MSQKPILNSYSMCVERARTAHHVTFRCHNREFYLHSPKMKKLVYQILLKYQKIFDVRIFEWVIMSNHVHLMLYTPDRDTLSRYLHSTNLAIAKAINRDFKKSGQAIQDRFKSPVIENHSYALNTVGYIWLNPVRANLIKPKNAQNYPYCSLFYKWRGLHDPLVSDDSILNELLGFSFLQGRSVQQFARYWLQIVLSRISSHSCEVFENLHSVGSYEFWKSRRPIPRLSSA